Part of the Oscillospiraceae bacterium genome, GATACAGGACATAGGCTCAGCAAGAGAACCGTAGAAGAAGCTGTCGCCCTCATAGGGAAGGATACAGTCGGTTATTAAAGCAACATTGGGGATAATTATATAAGTTGCATCTCCGCCGTAGTAGGGGAAGGAATAGCCGGGAGCTTCAAGGGAGCCCTTATAGTTCATAGCAGGCTGAGCAACAAATCTCTGGCCGGGCTTGAACTTATCCTGCCACTTTTTACCTACTTCAACAATTTCACCACAGAACTCGTGTCCGATAATTGTGGGGTTCTTGTCTACATCATTGGGAACTCTTTTATGATTTCCGCCCTGGATAGCAGCCTTGTAAGAAGACATACAAAGACTGTCGGAAATAACTTTTGCAAGTATTTCATCATCCTTAATAGCCGGTAATTCGAATTCTTCGAGCCTTAAATCATTGGCGCCGTAAATT contains:
- a CDS encoding L-sorbose 1-phosphate reductase, whose product is MKTKALRIYGANDLRLEEFELPAIKDDEILAKVISDSLCMSSYKAAIQGGNHKRVPNDVDKNPTIIGHEFCGEIVEVGKKWQDKFKPGQRFVAQPAMNYKGSLEAPGYSFPYYGGDATYIIIPNVALITDCILPYEGDSFFYGSLAEPMSCI